The stretch of DNA CCGTACTGGGAGCAAGCCAAGATCGAGCTGATGAAGCGGGACCGCATCATGAACAAGCTCATCCCGCAATTCGGCGACCTGCACCTCGTGGGCCACCACGACCCGTTTACCACCTTGGCGCGCTCAATCGTCGGCCAGCAGGTGACCGCCAAGGTGGCCGATGTCGCCTGGAAAAAGCTGCTGCTGATCAGCCCGAAATGCTCGCCGGCGCAGATCATCAAGGCCGGCGCCGAGCAACTGAGCGCTTGCGGCCTGTCCAAGCGCAAGACTGAGTACATCCTCGACCTGGCCGACCACTTCAAGAACAAGCGCGTGCACACGGCCCAGTGGGACCAGATGGACGACGAGGCGGTGATCGCCGAGCTGGTGCAGATCCGCGGCATCGGCCGCTGGA from Duganella dendranthematis encodes:
- a CDS encoding DNA-3-methyladenine glycosylase family protein — protein: MVNAKDNEGAASPVSAVPPYWEQAKIELMKRDRIMNKLIPQFGDLHLVGHHDPFTTLARSIVGQQVTAKVADVAWKKLLLISPKCSPAQIIKAGAEQLSACGLSKRKTEYILDLADHFKNKRVHTAQWDQMDDEAVIAELVQIRGIGRWTAEMFLIFNLLRPNVLPLDDPGLIQGISQNYFSGEPVSRSDAREVSANWEPYRTVATWYLWRSLDPVAVE